One window from the genome of Myripristis murdjan chromosome 6, fMyrMur1.1, whole genome shotgun sequence encodes:
- the akip1 gene encoding A-kinase-interacting protein 1 has translation MASQAWLESSLRRSASLGLEVLERASRRSVDWTSTSTSHSPTTTDEDAQRPIKRSHTKLDDAFETIADFMALTSYQCKKFYEADHCTERSNIERTHVCRFHTQTASGTSAPAAPTRRNGLESADEDFYIEVSPGTYAITASLSDSQQQTQMVSIHAGESINLTFNL, from the exons ATGGCCAGTCAAGCCTGGCTGGAGTCCTCCCTGCGCCGCTCGGCCAGCCTCGGTCTGGAGGTGCTGGAGCGGGCCTCCAGGCGAAGTGTGGACTGGACCAGTACTAGTACATCCCATAGCCCCACTACCACAGATGAAGATGCACAACGTCCCATTAAG AGGAGCCACACAAAACTTGATGATGCCTTTGAGACCATAGCAGACTTCATGGCACTGACATCCTATCAGTGCAAG AAGTTTTATGAGGCAGACCATTGCACAGAACGCAGCAACATTGAGAGGACCCATGTGTGCAGgttccacacacagacagcttcTGGGACAAGTGCACCTGCAGCACCAACCAGGAGAAAT GGCCTTGAGTCGGCAGATGAAGATTTCTACATTGAGGTTTCCCCGGGGACGTACGCCATCACTGCCAGCCTGTCAGACTCACAGCAGCAGACGCAGATGGTCAGCATCCACGCTGGGGAGAGTATCAACCTCACCTTTAACCTTTGA
- the LOC115360124 gene encoding nuclear receptor-interacting protein 3-like isoform X1, producing the protein MLTGMRTENRCDAQLLDAAALRQQRRLKQAIQFLHKDSADLLPLDGLKKLGTSKEGQPHHILQKRLLEAKLARGRLNTCGVTANNNGVLLNRNQVKSLKDEEEEEEDFIYVPCKCSGQEDRLLIDTGCKLNLMSSLTVEKLGLNETVDVNKTEMDGFPFQRKLRITGHIEELSLTIGQLRIKCSFAIVESNRLLMSLGNKTLKSLKCVIDTENQMLVFGRTVREHVQFAKKPFSESSSSDFRHM; encoded by the exons ATGCTGACGGGGATGCGGACGGAGAACAGGTGCGACGCGCAGCTCCTGGACGCTGCGGCgctgaggcagcagaggaggctgAAGCAGGCGATCCAGTTCCTGCACAAGGACTCCGCTGATCTGCTGCCCCTGGACGGACTGAAAAAGCTGGGCACGTCCAAAGAGGGG CAGCCGCACCATATTCTCCAGAAGCGGCTGTTGGAAGCCAAGCTGGCCCGGGGCCGGCTGAACACGTGCGGGGTCACAGCCAACAACAACGGGGTCCTTCTGAATCGTAATCAGGTCAAATCACtcaaggatgaggaagaggaggaggaagacttCATCTATGTGCCGTGCAAA tgctcaGGCCAGGAGGACAGGCTGTTGATTGACACAGGCTGCAAACTGAACCTCATGTCCTCGTTGACTGTTGAAAAATTAGG CCTGAATGAAACGGTTGACGTGAACAAAACAGAGATGGACGGCTTTCCATTTCAGCGGAAGCTGAGAATCACCGGCCACATCGAGGAGCTCAGCCTCACCATCGGCCAGCTCAGAATAAAGTGCTCCTTTGCCATAGTGG AAAGCAACAGGTTGCTGATGTCCCTGGGCAACAAGACATTAAAGTCACTCAAG TGTGTAATCGACACTGAGAATCAGATGCTGGTGTTTgggaggacagtgagggagcATGTCCAGTTTGCCAAAAAGCCATTCAGTGAGAG CAGTTCCTCTGACTTCAGACACATGTGA
- the LOC115360124 gene encoding nuclear receptor-interacting protein 3-like isoform X2 → MLTGMRTENRCDAQLLDAAALRQQRRLKQAIQFLHKDSADLLPLDGLKKLGTSKEGQPHHILQKRLLEAKLARGRLNTCGVTANNNGVLLNRNQVKSLKDEEEEEEDFIYVPCKCSGQEDRLLIDTGCKLNLMSSLTVEKLGLNETVDVNKTEMDGFPFQRKLRITGHIEELSLTIGQLRIKCSFAIVESNRLLMSLGNKTLKSLKCVIDTENQMLVFGRTVREHVQFAKKPFSESSSDFRHM, encoded by the exons ATGCTGACGGGGATGCGGACGGAGAACAGGTGCGACGCGCAGCTCCTGGACGCTGCGGCgctgaggcagcagaggaggctgAAGCAGGCGATCCAGTTCCTGCACAAGGACTCCGCTGATCTGCTGCCCCTGGACGGACTGAAAAAGCTGGGCACGTCCAAAGAGGGG CAGCCGCACCATATTCTCCAGAAGCGGCTGTTGGAAGCCAAGCTGGCCCGGGGCCGGCTGAACACGTGCGGGGTCACAGCCAACAACAACGGGGTCCTTCTGAATCGTAATCAGGTCAAATCACtcaaggatgaggaagaggaggaggaagacttCATCTATGTGCCGTGCAAA tgctcaGGCCAGGAGGACAGGCTGTTGATTGACACAGGCTGCAAACTGAACCTCATGTCCTCGTTGACTGTTGAAAAATTAGG CCTGAATGAAACGGTTGACGTGAACAAAACAGAGATGGACGGCTTTCCATTTCAGCGGAAGCTGAGAATCACCGGCCACATCGAGGAGCTCAGCCTCACCATCGGCCAGCTCAGAATAAAGTGCTCCTTTGCCATAGTGG AAAGCAACAGGTTGCTGATGTCCCTGGGCAACAAGACATTAAAGTCACTCAAG TGTGTAATCGACACTGAGAATCAGATGCTGGTGTTTgggaggacagtgagggagcATGTCCAGTTTGCCAAAAAGCCATTCAGTGAGAG TTCCTCTGACTTCAGACACATGTGA
- the LOC115361300 gene encoding uncharacterized protein C12orf29 homolog — MQYKFSASRSGAKPKHSDCHLSLARQPLATETFKTYTRTYEHMMMRRLGSVQQKVPCVFLTEVKEEQSRKREWQPFQVVATENVNPVALESNIACALATEKLDGTCCYVTTYKGQPYLWARLDRKPNKQAEKRFKKYQHAHKSCKGFTWNVPEDFKTVPETWIPAHRVQYHNSHPVPDEHGHIPGWVPVEKDNKQYCWHASVVDYDAAVALVLRPSAEEEDMLEIVTVPLAELMEQTLELIGTNVNGNPYGLGSKKQPVHALVSHGSVRIRKPPAVDFQQLCAWFQESPEGQVEGIVWHCGDGTLLKVHRHHLGLSWPDGETFLGTRPVLVQVDGTVDEYISSKDLFTSFLALNGRYFSRLQDIQFDAQIQSD; from the exons ATGCAATACAAATTCAGCGCGAGCAGGTCAGGTgccaaaccaaaacacagtgaCTGTCACTTGTCGTTAGCTAGACAGCCATTAGCCACCGAGACGTTCAAGACATATACACGAACATATGAACATATGATGATGCGGCGTCTCGGCTCAGTTCAGCAGAAAGTGCCGTGCGTTTTCCTGACGGAGGTGAAGGAAGAACAGTCCAGAAAACGCGAGTGGCAG CCATTTCAGGTGGTTGCCACTGAAAATGTGAATCCTGTGGCGCTGGAGTCTAATATTGCTTGTGCACTTGCTACTGAGAAACTAGATGGCACCTGCTGTTATGTTACAACTTATAAAG GACAGCCTTACCTTTGGGCTCGACTTGACAGAAAGCCCaacaaacaggcagagaaaaggTTCAAGAAGTACCAGCATGCTCACAAGAGCTGTAAAG GTTTCACGTGGAATGTACCAGAAGATTTTAAGACGGTGCCTGAGACTTGGATCCCAGCCCACAGGGTCCAATATCACAACAGCCATCCAGTCCCTGATGAACATGGACATATTCCAG GCTGGGTTCCTGTGGAGAAGGACAACAAGCAGTACTGCTGGCACGCCTCTGTGGTGGACTACGACGCCGCTGTCGCTCTGGTTCTCAGACCCAGTGCTGAGGAGGAAGACATGTTGGAGATCGTAACGGTCCCACTAGCTGAGCTCATGGAACAGACGCTGGAGCTCATTGGAACCAATGTCAATGGGAACCCCTACG GACTGGGGAGTAAAAAGCAGCCTGTCCACGCCCTGGTGTCACATGGCAGCGTGCGGATCAGGAAGCCTCCAGCAGTGGACTTCCAGCAGCTGTGTGCCTGGTTCCAGGAGAGTCCAGAGGGCCAAGTGGAGGGCATCGTCTGGCACTGCGGCGACGGCACTCTGCTGAAG GTTCATCGTCACCATCTGGGGCTCAGCTGGCCAGACGGGGAAACTTTTCTGGGCACCAGGCCGGTGCTGGTTCAAgttgacgggacagttgatgaGTACATCAGCAGCAAGGACTTGTTCACATCCTTCCTCGCGCTAAACGGACGCTACTTCAGCCGGCTGCAGGACATTCAGTTTGATGCCCAGATCCAGTCTGACTGA